The Ooceraea biroi isolate clonal line C1 chromosome 7, Obir_v5.4, whole genome shotgun sequence genomic sequence AAAAAAGCCCGAGTAAActcaatgttttatataatttctagtAATTCTTTATCCGTCGCACTTTCTGAAACATATCCTCGCTTTGTACTCCATAAAAGTAAAAGCTGCAAAAACATGCCGGCTGTTGATATTAATTCCTGAGTGAATactagaaaaaaatgttatttctaGCTGAACGTGTCAAAGAAGAGAGACTTAACGTAGTCTGTGTCCCTACATCGTTTCAAGCTCGTCAGCTCATATTGGACAATCGTTTAACCCTGGGCGACTTAGAAGTTTATCCCAAAGTAATTCTTAATTGCTCCACTTGCTTTTTATCGCAGTACATATTTATGgacgtaatattttaatacacctTGATACATAGTTGGATTGTGCCATCGATGGAGCGGACGAGGTTGATGCTGAGATGAATCTCATCAAAGGTGGCGGAGGATGTTTGCTACAAGAGAAGATCGTTGCTTCATGTGCCAAgcaatttatcattattgcaGATTACACGTAAtgtcgtttttttatttcactgctatccatatatatcattattatatgtcattatataatcttattttGTTTCAGGAAAAATTCGGAAAAACTCGGGGAACAATATAAGAAGGGAATTCCCATTGAAGTAGTTCCCATGGCATATGTACCGATTCGACGTAAAATTGAGGACACGTATGGAGGAAGTGCAAAAATCAGAATGGCTCTGTCAAAAGctgtaaatacatttttattatccaaattattattaaattgcgaGATATAAAtgtcgtataaataatatatatctattgTTGACAGGGTCCAGTAGTAACGGATAAcggcaattttattttggacTGGCAGTTCCCCGGAAACTTAACTGATTGGAACAAAATTAACACGGAAATATCTCTCATACCTGGAGTCGTAGAAACTGgtctatttataaatatggCAGAGAAAGCGTTTTTTGGTATGTCGGACGGCACCGTAAAGGAACAAAGTTCAAATGTTCAGAAGATTTAACGCCGATGTGAAACTGCATTTCGTCATATCTGGGCTATCCAGTGACTCTTGATAATACTGTCGAACG encodes the following:
- the LOC105279254 gene encoding ribose-5-phosphate isomerase: MSRLSVHVIARLLHSVSRTSSKMGSLENAKKIAAYNAVDRYVQNNTVVGIGSGSTVVYAVQRLAERVKEERLNVVCVPTSFQARQLILDNRLTLGDLEVYPKLDCAIDGADEVDAEMNLIKGGGGCLLQEKIVASCAKQFIIIADYTKNSEKLGEQYKKGIPIEVVPMAYVPIRRKIEDTYGGSAKIRMALSKAGPVVTDNGNFILDWQFPGNLTDWNKINTEISLIPGVVETGLFINMAEKAFFGMSDGTVKEQSSNVQKI